A DNA window from Myxocyprinus asiaticus isolate MX2 ecotype Aquarium Trade chromosome 15, UBuf_Myxa_2, whole genome shotgun sequence contains the following coding sequences:
- the LOC127453489 gene encoding pleckstrin homology domain-containing family F member 2-like, producing MVDRLANSEANSKRIAVVEACFGTAGQPLAIPGRVLIGEGVLTKLCRKKPKARQFFLFNDILVYGNIVIQKKKYNRQHIIPLEFVTIDTVEDEGDLRNGWLIKTPTKSFAVYAATATEKSEWMSHISKCVSDLLQKSGKSPTGEHAAVWVPDSEASVCMRCQKVKFTPVSRRHHCRKCGFVVCGPCSEKKFLLPSQSSKPVRVCEFCYKQLSTGATLPPRSDSYSRHGSEFSTNNISDDEDEDDSSD from the coding sequence ATGGTGGACCGCTTGGCGAACAGTGAGGCCAACTCAAAACGCATTGCAGTCGTTGAAGCCTGCTTCGGCACGGCAGGCCAACCGCTGGCTATCCCAGGTCGAGTGCTCATCGGAGAAGGCGTTCTCACAAAATTGTGCCGCAAAAAGCCCAAAGCCCGGCAGTTCTTCCTCTTCAATGACATCCTGGTGTACGGCAACATTGTTATCCAGAAGAAAAAGTACAACAGGCAACACATAATCCCACTGGAGTTTGTCACCATAGACACTGTAGAGGATGAGGGCGACCTGCGCAATGGCTGGCTCATTAAAACACCCACCAAGTCATTCGCCGTCTACGCCGCCACAGCTACGGAGAAATCCGAGTGGATGAGCCACATCAGCAAGTGCGTCTCGGATCTGCTACAAAAAAGCGGGAAATCTCCTACCGGGGAGCACGCGGCAGTGTGGGTGCCCGACTCAGAGGCGTCTGTATGCATGCGATGCCAGAAGGTGAAATTCACGCCGGTCAGCAGACGTCACCACTGCAGGAAGTGCGGATTTGTTGTGTGCGGTCCCTGTTCAGAAAAGAAGTTCCTGCTTCCCAGTCAGTCATCCAAACcggtgcgtgtgtgtgagttctGTTACAAACAACTCTCAACGGGTGCCACCCTGCCCCCCCGCTCAGACTCCTACAGTCGGCATGGTTCGGAGTTCTCCACCAACAACATCTCTGATGACGAAGATGAGGATGACAGCAGTGACTGA